Proteins from a single region of Noviherbaspirillum saxi:
- a CDS encoding LysR family transcriptional regulator — MTFDGRQLAAFLAIVQHGSLGRAAEELHITQPGLSRTIKRLEEQLGAPLFERNSKGMLLTPIGEALLPRATLLQQESAHAIEEINAMRGLAKGTIKVGSIGSVASHILPMAIDRVLNRWPNLRVYVIEGVWDRLAEGLNKHEIDIALGVAMEDSDDIVAIADCRWEDNSYIVASPAHPLHAQTTVSLADTLHHRWATMPRGTAPFNHMRDIFRAHGITPPNVVVETRSVVMLKSLVSEAGFLSWMSGTMYEAESKAGLIEALPIKNIKATRSLTAFRRRKGILPKPAVKLIEELRLIAAGG, encoded by the coding sequence ATGACTTTCGACGGACGACAACTTGCTGCCTTTCTCGCCATAGTCCAGCACGGTAGCTTGGGCCGTGCGGCCGAGGAATTGCACATCACCCAACCGGGCTTGAGCCGGACCATCAAGCGGCTGGAAGAACAGCTGGGTGCACCGCTGTTCGAGCGCAATTCCAAGGGCATGCTGCTCACGCCGATCGGCGAAGCGCTGCTGCCGCGAGCCACGCTGCTCCAGCAGGAATCCGCGCATGCGATAGAAGAAATCAATGCCATGCGGGGTCTTGCAAAAGGCACCATCAAGGTGGGATCGATCGGCAGCGTCGCGAGCCATATCCTGCCCATGGCGATCGACCGCGTGCTCAATCGCTGGCCCAACCTGCGGGTGTATGTGATTGAAGGCGTGTGGGACAGGCTGGCCGAAGGCTTGAACAAGCACGAAATCGACATTGCGCTGGGCGTGGCAATGGAGGACAGCGATGACATCGTCGCCATCGCGGACTGCCGCTGGGAAGACAACAGCTACATCGTCGCGTCGCCGGCCCATCCTTTACACGCGCAAACGACTGTCAGCCTGGCGGATACCCTGCATCATCGCTGGGCCACCATGCCGCGCGGGACGGCGCCGTTCAATCACATGCGCGATATTTTTCGGGCGCATGGCATCACACCGCCCAATGTCGTGGTCGAAACGCGTTCCGTGGTCATGCTCAAGAGCCTGGTCAGCGAAGCGGGATTTCTCAGCTGGATGTCGGGGACAATGTATGAAGCGGAAAGCAAGGCCGGGCTGATCGAAGCCCTGCCGATCAAGAATATCAAAGCAACACGGAGTCTGACCGCGTTCCGGCGCCGCAAAGGGATTCTTCCGAAACCGGCGGTGAAGTTGATTGAGGAGTTGCGCTTGATTGCGGCCGGTGGGTAG
- a CDS encoding AraC family transcriptional regulator — MKHRPSDIFTAPQSELNSLRTLPRPVYGHIRGLPNRPIGHRHTHSWVQLSYALHGVIEVVTSTGRFVAPPLRAIWIPARVPHAVRCAPHTEIRSLYIESAAVPRHASECRVLAVTPLTRELIRTFSEFPAEYDEQGTEGRLVQVLLDQLACAPELGLSLPWPQDARLRHICTEMNAKPDGGASLADYGARLHLSERTLSRLFRQQTGLSFRLWRQRARILSALPLLERGDRVTDVALACGYESMSAFIAAFREQMGMTPGELLAACAMVSQA; from the coding sequence ATGAAACATCGCCCATCGGACATTTTCACGGCACCGCAGTCAGAGCTGAACTCACTGCGAACCTTGCCGCGTCCCGTCTACGGACATATCCGCGGGTTGCCGAATCGCCCCATCGGGCATCGGCATACGCATTCCTGGGTGCAGTTGTCCTATGCGCTGCACGGTGTGATCGAAGTGGTAACGTCGACCGGGCGATTTGTGGCTCCTCCGCTTCGGGCAATCTGGATTCCTGCCAGGGTGCCGCATGCGGTACGGTGTGCGCCGCATACGGAAATCAGAAGCCTTTATATCGAATCGGCTGCCGTGCCACGTCATGCTTCCGAATGCCGCGTGTTGGCAGTGACGCCGTTGACGCGTGAACTGATTCGCACGTTTAGTGAATTTCCGGCGGAATATGACGAACAGGGAACGGAAGGCAGGCTGGTGCAGGTGTTGCTGGATCAGCTCGCTTGCGCACCGGAGCTGGGTTTGTCACTGCCCTGGCCCCAGGATGCGCGTCTTCGGCACATATGCACGGAAATGAACGCGAAGCCGGACGGCGGCGCGAGCCTCGCCGATTATGGCGCGCGGCTTCATCTTTCCGAAAGAACGCTGAGCCGCTTGTTCCGGCAGCAGACCGGCCTCAGCTTCAGACTGTGGCGACAGCGTGCACGCATACTGAGTGCCTTGCCGCTGCTTGAGCGGGGAGACCGCGTGACGGACGTGGCGCTGGCGTGCGGCTATGAGAGCATGTCTGCGTTCATCGCCGCCTTTCGCGAACAGATGGGGATGACGCCGGGAGAACTTCTGGCGGCATGCGCAATGGTCTCACAGGCGTGA
- a CDS encoding universal stress protein, protein MMRDVEILPVHARNPVESLFLHHRHIQAIRTAKRPVLLTDSERSHAYRKILVPVDFTETAKTAAQFVLDCYPYAQMVFLHALPVTDYKLHDADLRSKAALPCKVQAWQSSRENLRRFIDELNPGQQLLSGVVHSGSSLTVISDYAVRMRADLIVIGIERSSWIEALVLGSAAWRLAKTLDTDVLAVPACYRRHNSAISKQAVPMLKNSTCFSSGR, encoded by the coding sequence ATGATGCGAGATGTCGAGATTCTCCCCGTGCACGCCAGGAACCCGGTCGAAAGCCTGTTCTTGCATCATCGACATATCCAGGCCATCAGGACAGCGAAACGTCCAGTCTTGTTGACGGATTCCGAACGCAGTCATGCTTATCGGAAAATCTTGGTCCCCGTCGACTTTACCGAAACAGCAAAAACGGCGGCGCAATTTGTGCTGGATTGCTATCCCTATGCGCAAATGGTTTTTCTTCATGCCTTGCCTGTCACTGACTACAAACTGCATGACGCTGATCTGCGATCAAAAGCTGCCCTTCCCTGCAAGGTTCAGGCATGGCAGTCCTCAAGAGAAAACTTGCGTCGCTTTATCGACGAACTCAATCCCGGTCAACAGTTGCTGTCGGGCGTAGTGCATTCCGGATCTTCGCTCACTGTCATCAGCGATTATGCGGTGCGGATGCGAGCCGATCTGATCGTTATTGGCATTGAAAGATCTTCCTGGATCGAAGCCCTTGTTCTGGGAAGCGCCGCATGGCGTCTTGCGAAAACCTTGGATACCGATGTGCTGGCCGTGCCCGCTTGCTACCGTCGGCACAACTCGGCAATATCTAAGCAAGCTGTACCAATGTTGAAGAATTCCACCTGTTTTTCGTCTGGCCGCTAA
- the rnk gene encoding nucleoside diphosphate kinase regulator, with protein sequence MKPSITVSLHDLERLELLLDTLPSTAGESKRALLDELTRAHIVESTDIPSSVVAMHSKVRFDIAATREEFCLTLVYPKETHTAPDTISVLTPIGTALLGMSVGSSIEWPRRDGQMLTLKVLEIISRSEREEENKR encoded by the coding sequence ATGAAACCATCTATCACCGTATCACTGCACGACCTGGAACGCCTTGAATTATTATTGGATACGCTGCCTTCCACAGCCGGGGAAAGCAAACGTGCACTACTCGATGAACTGACCCGGGCGCACATCGTCGAATCCACGGACATTCCTTCTTCAGTAGTGGCGATGCATTCCAAAGTGCGCTTCGACATCGCGGCCACAAGAGAAGAATTTTGCCTGACGCTTGTATATCCGAAAGAAACACACACCGCGCCTGACACCATTTCAGTCCTCACGCCGATCGGCACTGCGCTATTGGGCATGTCCGTCGGAAGCAGTATTGAGTGGCCGCGACGCGACGGCCAAATGCTGACGCTCAAGGTACTGGAGATCATTTCCCGTTCCGAGCGGGAGGAAGAAAATAAGCGTTGA
- a CDS encoding GNAT family N-acetyltransferase has product MMNTNTFAYRAIEISDIPDILHIQAENYPISMQEDEGIVRSRILAAPDTSLLVLDHHGVCGYLFAYPSLLGRVAALNRPFVIARKADTLYLHDLAISRRVTGAGLGKSLVSVATELGKMKGFTYSSLMSVQDSLGFWKKLGYQVRPSIDHASTAALHSYPDNAVYMVKPLVV; this is encoded by the coding sequence ATGATGAATACAAATACTTTTGCATATCGAGCGATTGAAATCAGCGATATACCCGACATCCTCCATATTCAGGCGGAAAACTACCCCATATCGATGCAAGAAGATGAAGGTATTGTCAGAAGCCGGATTCTTGCCGCACCGGATACCTCGCTGCTCGTGCTCGACCATCATGGCGTCTGCGGATATCTATTCGCCTATCCATCATTATTGGGGCGTGTGGCCGCCCTCAATCGGCCATTCGTCATTGCCAGGAAAGCCGACACCCTGTATCTGCATGATTTAGCCATCTCCAGGCGGGTCACCGGGGCGGGATTGGGAAAATCATTGGTCAGCGTGGCAACCGAGCTGGGCAAAATGAAAGGGTTTACCTATTCCTCTTTGATGTCGGTGCAGGATTCGCTTGGATTCTGGAAAAAGCTTGGATATCAGGTACGACCTTCGATTGACCATGCTTCTACTGCGGCCCTGCATTCCTATCCGGACAATGCGGTCTATATGGTGAAGCCGTTGGTTGTCTAA
- a CDS encoding crotonase/enoyl-CoA hydratase family protein, with protein MNYSSLELKMEGPIAVVTLNRPDRRNALDEAAVAEIEHYFSSVPKQVRAIVLAAQGSHFCAGLDLKEHYVKARSAAEFMRVCQGWHRAFDRIQHGGIPVIAALQGAVVGGGLELATAAHIRVGDQTSYFALPEGQRGIFTGGGATVRTARIITPNRMIEMMLTGRVMDCEEGLRTGLLHYLTPTGGALAKAIALAQKIATNAPLSNYAIVSGINKVWDMSATDGLFTESLIAALVQTGDEVQSRLSDFVEKRAEKVAV; from the coding sequence ATGAACTATTCGTCTCTCGAATTGAAAATGGAAGGCCCGATTGCCGTCGTCACGCTGAACCGTCCAGACAGGCGCAATGCCTTGGACGAAGCAGCCGTGGCCGAGATCGAACACTATTTTTCATCCGTACCAAAACAGGTCCGCGCGATCGTGCTGGCAGCACAGGGTTCGCACTTCTGCGCCGGGCTGGATTTGAAAGAGCATTACGTCAAGGCGCGATCAGCGGCTGAATTCATGCGTGTGTGCCAGGGATGGCACCGCGCCTTCGACCGTATCCAGCATGGCGGCATTCCGGTGATCGCCGCGTTACAGGGTGCCGTGGTCGGCGGCGGACTTGAGCTTGCCACGGCAGCCCATATCCGGGTCGGCGACCAGACATCCTATTTCGCGCTGCCGGAAGGACAGCGCGGCATCTTTACCGGCGGTGGCGCGACAGTCCGCACGGCGCGCATCATCACGCCGAACCGCATGATCGAAATGATGCTCACTGGCCGCGTCATGGATTGCGAAGAAGGCCTGCGCACCGGTCTGCTGCATTACCTCACGCCGACCGGCGGCGCGCTGGCAAAAGCCATCGCGCTGGCACAAAAGATTGCGACCAATGCGCCATTGTCGAACTACGCGATTGTGTCGGGGATCAACAAAGTGTGGGACATGTCCGCCACGGACGGCTTGTTCACCGAGTCGTTGATTGCCGCCTTGGTGCAGACCGGCGACGAAGTGCAAAGCCGATTAAGCGATTTTGTCGAGAAACGCGCTGAAAAAGTCGCGGTCTGA
- a CDS encoding AraC family transcriptional regulator: protein MIENPHQVSATVSAHFLHAMLRPVRQVRNHAAVMGILSEARIAPELLDRPGARITREQFVLLYKRIAFELDDEMLGLWSRPVRGGTLKYLCLSLLDAPTILIALNRFLRFWNLILDDYRLHMSRQNGLVRISLAPRHPAVPVTMLGHELMMKLIHGIVSWLLAKEIAIERVEFAFDRPAHAADYIFLYPGEVTYSARESCVWLADAYCQMSFKREKHQLWAFLKRAPEDWAFTMFNRGSISARTREYLETRLDQAVDIQHVADAFHLSVRTLTRKFTDEGVTFQSVKDALRRDVAVQRLSKSTTSIAAIAMDLGYANAAAFCRAFKQWTGSTPTAYRRGDDRHEVS from the coding sequence ATGATCGAGAACCCACATCAGGTCTCCGCAACCGTGTCTGCGCATTTTCTGCATGCGATGCTGCGTCCTGTACGGCAGGTGCGCAATCATGCGGCGGTGATGGGCATACTGAGCGAAGCCCGGATAGCGCCGGAGTTGCTTGATCGACCCGGCGCCAGGATTACGCGCGAACAATTTGTGTTGCTCTACAAGCGGATTGCGTTTGAATTGGACGATGAAATGCTTGGCCTGTGGTCCAGGCCAGTACGCGGGGGAACGCTCAAATACCTGTGTCTCAGCTTGCTGGATGCACCAACGATCCTGATCGCGTTAAATCGCTTTCTTCGTTTCTGGAACCTCATCCTCGACGATTACCGTTTGCACATGTCGCGGCAAAACGGCCTGGTGCGCATCAGTCTGGCGCCACGCCATCCAGCAGTACCCGTGACGATGCTGGGCCATGAACTGATGATGAAGTTGATACATGGAATCGTGTCATGGCTGCTGGCCAAGGAGATTGCGATTGAACGCGTGGAGTTCGCATTCGATCGTCCGGCGCACGCCGCCGATTACATTTTTTTGTACCCTGGAGAAGTTACTTATTCCGCCAGAGAGTCGTGCGTCTGGCTCGCCGATGCCTACTGCCAGATGTCATTCAAGCGCGAAAAGCACCAGCTCTGGGCATTCCTGAAAAGAGCGCCGGAAGACTGGGCATTCACCATGTTTAATCGTGGCTCGATCAGTGCGCGCACACGCGAGTATCTGGAAACTCGCCTCGATCAAGCGGTGGACATCCAACACGTCGCCGACGCCTTCCATTTATCGGTGCGCACCCTGACCCGTAAATTTACCGACGAAGGTGTCACGTTTCAGTCGGTTAAGGATGCATTGCGGCGCGACGTCGCGGTACAACGCCTGAGCAAATCGACGACGTCCATTGCCGCCATCGCGATGGACCTGGGGTATGCCAATGCGGCGGCATTCTGCCGCGCGTTCAAGCAATGGACTGGGAGCACGCCGACCGCTTATCGGCGCGGCGATGATCGTCATGAAGTGTCGTGA
- a CDS encoding DUF4915 domain-containing protein: protein MRLHIFVKKLLYTCLAAGRFVPARFCPGYLRGLSFHGDFALVGLSKPRHNKTFSGLALDGNLRGRNAEPRCGIQVIDLRTGDVVHWLRMEGVVEELYDVVALPNIRRPMALGFKTDEIRRVISMEESQFARSPG, encoded by the coding sequence TTGCGACTTCACATCTTTGTCAAAAAACTTTTGTACACCTGCTTAGCTGCCGGACGCTTCGTGCCAGCGCGCTTCTGCCCCGGCTATCTGCGCGGCTTGAGTTTTCATGGCGACTTCGCGCTGGTCGGCTTGTCGAAGCCGCGCCACAACAAGACCTTCAGCGGTCTGGCGCTGGACGGCAATCTGAGGGGACGCAACGCCGAGCCGCGCTGCGGGATTCAGGTCATCGACCTACGCACCGGCGACGTGGTGCACTGGCTTCGCATGGAAGGCGTGGTCGAAGAACTGTACGACGTAGTGGCGCTGCCGAACATCCGCCGCCCGATGGCGCTTGGTTTCAAGACCGATGAAATCCGGCGCGTGATCAGCATGGAGGAATCGCAGTTTGCCCGGAGTCCAGGATAA
- a CDS encoding DUF7706 family protein — MLIEVNLPDELAWALAEFLKRAGYSDYRQLAVSEQEAYDMQDAGEKVRAALAERGIAPR; from the coding sequence ATGCTGATCGAAGTGAACCTGCCGGATGAATTGGCGTGGGCCTTGGCCGAGTTCCTGAAACGCGCCGGCTACAGCGATTACCGGCAGCTGGCGGTCAGCGAGCAAGAGGCATACGACATGCAGGACGCCGGCGAGAAGGTGCGCGCGGCGCTGGCGGAACGAGGGATTGCGCCGCGTTGA
- the xerC gene encoding site-specific tyrosine recombinase XerC: protein MRAGVQPFRTRGKRQFNSPVGDPRDARGLTAAMRRFIDYRTMIGSTESGLWSMERYLRDFIVWADARAVTHPEHVTQAVLERYQRWLHHYRKKDGAPLSVASRRSKITPLKSFFKWLTKTGQIPANPASEIELPKAIRRLPRHVLSVDETERVLALADTASLIGLRDRAMMEVLYATGMRRMEIAKLEIGDIDADKCVVLIREGKGRKDRLIPLGERALHWVQEYLDKSRPLLAWNQQDSTLFLGQEGMALSPTWLSTHVASYVKRAELGKHGGCHLFRHTMATLMLEGGADIRFIQAMLGHAELSTTQIYAQVAIRQLQLVHASTHPGALRRVRGDQMTVDGSTSQPDAENAADALLAALDAEADEEDAC, encoded by the coding sequence ATGCGTGCTGGCGTTCAACCGTTCCGCACGCGCGGCAAGCGGCAGTTCAATAGCCCGGTAGGCGACCCGCGCGACGCGCGCGGCCTGACTGCGGCGATGCGCCGCTTCATCGACTACCGCACCATGATCGGCAGCACGGAATCGGGGTTGTGGAGCATGGAGCGTTACCTCCGCGACTTCATCGTGTGGGCCGATGCGCGGGCCGTCACGCATCCCGAACATGTGACGCAAGCGGTGCTCGAACGCTATCAGCGCTGGCTGCACCACTACCGCAAGAAGGACGGTGCGCCGCTGTCGGTGGCGAGCCGGCGCAGCAAGATCACGCCGCTTAAAAGCTTCTTCAAGTGGCTGACCAAGACCGGACAGATTCCGGCCAATCCTGCCTCCGAAATCGAGCTGCCCAAGGCGATACGGCGGCTGCCGCGCCATGTGCTCAGCGTCGATGAAACCGAGCGCGTGTTGGCGCTCGCCGACACGGCGAGCCTGATCGGCTTGCGTGACCGCGCGATGATGGAAGTGCTGTATGCGACCGGTATGCGGAGAATGGAAATCGCCAAGCTGGAAATCGGTGACATCGATGCCGACAAGTGCGTAGTGCTGATCCGCGAGGGAAAAGGCCGAAAAGACCGCTTGATTCCGCTGGGCGAGCGCGCGCTGCACTGGGTGCAGGAATATCTCGACAAGAGCCGGCCGCTGCTGGCGTGGAACCAGCAGGACAGCACCTTGTTTCTCGGGCAGGAAGGCATGGCGTTGTCGCCGACCTGGCTATCCACGCATGTGGCGTCCTACGTCAAGCGGGCGGAGCTGGGCAAGCACGGCGGCTGCCATTTGTTTCGGCACACGATGGCGACCCTGATGCTCGAAGGCGGAGCCGACATCCGCTTCATTCAGGCGATGCTGGGGCATGCGGAGCTGTCGACCACGCAGATTTACGCGCAAGTGGCGATCCGGCAATTGCAACTGGTGCATGCGAGCACGCATCCGGGTGCATTACGGCGCGTCAGAGGCGATCAAATGACCGTGGACGGCTCCACGTCTCAACCCGATGCGGAAAACGCCGCAGACGCGCTGTTGGCTGCGCTGGACGCGGAAGCCGACGAGGAGGATGCATGCTGA
- a CDS encoding CHC2 zinc finger domain-containing protein, whose product MARIPAAEIEQLKSDVSVECLVEAAGIALKKSGKDRIGTCPFHDDSEPSLVVTPAKNLWHCFGCQIGGGPLDWVMKFKGVSFRHAVELLKADPSLAAQGDAPVKRATVRALPSPVTFDADDQALLNQSVSYYHETLKQSPEALAYLKARGLDHPELVERFVLGYANRTLGLRLPEKNRLSGADIRTRLQKIGIYRESGHEHFNGSLVVPVLDDAGNVTEVYGRKIRDDLRKGTPLHLYLPGPHRGVWNEQALAENKEIILCEALIDAMTFWCAGFTNVTAAYGVEGFTDDHLAAFRKYGTERVLIAYDRDDAGNRAAEKLAAQLMEQGIECLRVLFPKGMDANSYALKLTPAAHSLGLVLRQAEWIGRGRQPDAVPAVPAAAQDFPMPPPAAPLAVPLAAMADDADAEPPIESAGDELLIVQGDRQWRGARLEKEPVARADAREPASAAHAGGGGRLPRRHARPVRGARPRCIHPASGDRAGVARRHDQERYGPCAVEAGNAAGRSDPSKHQAEKHGAADVGRG is encoded by the coding sequence ATGGCACGGATACCAGCAGCGGAGATCGAGCAGCTAAAAAGCGACGTGTCGGTCGAGTGCCTAGTGGAGGCGGCCGGGATTGCGCTGAAGAAGTCCGGCAAGGACAGGATCGGCACTTGTCCGTTCCACGACGACAGCGAACCGTCGCTGGTGGTGACGCCGGCCAAGAACCTGTGGCACTGCTTCGGTTGCCAGATCGGCGGCGGGCCGCTCGACTGGGTGATGAAATTCAAGGGGGTGTCATTTCGTCATGCGGTCGAATTGCTGAAGGCCGATCCTTCTTTAGCCGCGCAGGGCGATGCGCCAGTCAAGCGTGCGACGGTACGCGCCTTGCCGTCGCCGGTCACGTTCGACGCCGATGACCAGGCATTATTGAACCAATCCGTCAGCTACTACCACGAGACGCTAAAGCAGTCGCCGGAAGCGCTGGCCTATCTGAAGGCACGCGGGCTGGACCACCCGGAGCTGGTCGAGCGTTTCGTGCTGGGTTATGCGAACCGCACGCTGGGTCTGCGCCTGCCGGAAAAGAATCGTCTGTCCGGCGCTGACATTCGCACGCGCCTGCAAAAGATCGGCATCTACCGCGAGAGCGGCCATGAACACTTCAACGGCTCGCTGGTGGTGCCGGTGCTGGACGACGCCGGTAACGTCACCGAGGTGTATGGCCGCAAAATCCGCGACGATTTGCGCAAGGGAACGCCGTTGCACCTGTACCTGCCGGGGCCGCATCGCGGCGTGTGGAACGAGCAGGCGCTAGCGGAAAACAAGGAAATCATCCTGTGCGAAGCGTTGATCGATGCGATGACGTTCTGGTGCGCCGGTTTTACGAATGTCACTGCTGCCTATGGCGTGGAGGGCTTCACCGACGACCACCTGGCCGCGTTCAGGAAATACGGCACCGAGCGCGTGCTGATCGCGTATGACCGCGACGACGCCGGCAACCGCGCCGCCGAGAAGCTGGCGGCGCAATTGATGGAGCAAGGCATCGAGTGTTTGCGCGTACTGTTCCCCAAAGGGATGGACGCGAACAGTTATGCATTGAAATTGACGCCGGCCGCCCATAGCCTGGGCCTGGTGCTGCGGCAGGCCGAATGGATCGGGCGCGGGCGGCAACCGGACGCCGTGCCGGCTGTGCCCGCCGCTGCGCAAGACTTCCCCATGCCGCCGCCCGCTGCACCGTTGGCCGTTCCTTTAGCCGCTATGGCGGACGATGCCGACGCCGAGCCGCCGATCGAGTCGGCCGGCGATGAACTGCTGATCGTGCAGGGGGATAGGCAATGGCGCGGTGCGCGGCTGGAAAAAGAACCTGTCGCCCGAGCAGATGCGCGTGAACCTGCAAGTGCGGCGCACGCCGGAGGAGGCGGGCGGCTACCACGTCGACACGCTCGACCTGTACGCGGCGCGCGCCCGCGCTGCATACATCCGGCAAGCGGCGATCGAGCTGGGGTTGCCCGACGACACGATCAAGAGAGATATGGGCCATGTGCTGTTGAAGCTGGAAACGCTGCAGGACGAAGCGATCCGTCAAAACACCAAGCCGAAAAGCACGGTGCCGCTGATGTCGGCCGAGGATGA
- a CDS encoding RstR family transcriptional repressor, giving the protein MSFSARVIGLRKQKGLTQQSLADASGIHVQQIKRYEAGSAQPTAEALKKLALALHVTADFLLFEEGERELDDDLKLRFEAIAAMPSEEQAIAKAVLDAMIVKNQVAGALERVGRPAPAAKEKKATAGRNKA; this is encoded by the coding sequence ATGAGTTTCTCTGCAAGAGTGATCGGGCTGCGCAAGCAGAAGGGTTTGACCCAGCAAAGCCTGGCCGATGCCTCCGGCATCCACGTCCAGCAAATTAAGCGCTACGAGGCCGGTAGCGCCCAGCCTACGGCCGAAGCCTTGAAGAAGCTCGCGCTCGCACTGCATGTCACGGCCGATTTCCTGCTGTTCGAGGAAGGCGAGCGCGAGCTCGACGACGATCTGAAGCTGCGCTTCGAGGCGATCGCGGCAATGCCGTCAGAAGAACAGGCGATCGCCAAGGCCGTGCTCGATGCGATGATCGTCAAGAATCAGGTCGCCGGCGCATTGGAGCGCGTGGGTAGGCCGGCACCGGCGGCTAAAGAGAAGAAAGCAACGGCGGGAAGGAACAAGGCATGA
- a CDS encoding ORF6N domain-containing protein, protein MQAVKRNLDRFPEDFMFQLDAAEWDVLRSQSVTSNTGRGGRRYAPYAFTEQGVAMLSSVLNSAQAIAVNIEIMRAFVRLREVIVSNKELALRLDELRTRPS, encoded by the coding sequence GTGCAGGCCGTCAAGCGCAATCTCGACCGATTCCCGGAAGATTTCATGTTCCAGCTCGATGCTGCCGAGTGGGATGTTTTGAGATCACAATCTGTGACCTCAAACACCGGCCGCGGCGGCCGGCGCTATGCGCCCTATGCCTTCACGGAACAAGGCGTGGCAATGCTGTCTTCCGTGCTCAACAGTGCGCAGGCGATTGCGGTCAATATCGAGATCATGCGCGCCTTCGTGCGCCTGCGCGAAGTGATCGTGTCGAACAAGGAACTGGCGCTGCGTCTGGATGAGCTGAGAACAAGGCCGAGCTGA
- a CDS encoding DUF2515 family protein, giving the protein MLLRTGDWAGQHIRRRYGLRKAMNPLLSRAAEFTPEIKADGTRPVYDFGDPFENDGVVAAAGGVSRSSGNAKLTMVPQELYALRDPAVRADEQAMRRLYGIAMDNSRTWLPTNLTPEETSLTTGMAYHKVFGEDRTAMVRPGAVCHVEGRRDLPAAQHVRFMGRADAGIIRSAFQEGNRAIFMSMFTAEQFYQAGGTDAIRSMVNIDSRSFGASWNRDNREYSDALVQSFELRDQAKDAFRNGQTGRGEQLLGQSLKSSADFEQRVVLQQYYDTKYTANDWLGKPVTKTLRQAIQGMASIGPDSIAQSYAERMSTVTINGQSLSFTGNDVGNVKQRACRSSIRSPAT; this is encoded by the coding sequence ATGCTGTTGCGAACGGGAGATTGGGCTGGGCAGCACATTCGCCGGCGATATGGGCTGCGCAAGGCGATGAATCCGCTGCTGTCGAGAGCAGCCGAGTTCACTCCGGAGATCAAGGCAGACGGCACGCGCCCGGTCTACGATTTCGGCGATCCGTTTGAAAACGACGGCGTGGTTGCCGCAGCCGGCGGCGTATCGCGAAGCTCGGGCAACGCCAAGCTGACGATGGTGCCGCAGGAGTTGTACGCGCTGCGCGATCCAGCGGTGCGCGCCGATGAGCAAGCAATGCGCCGGCTCTACGGTATCGCGATGGACAACAGCCGCACCTGGCTGCCGACGAACCTGACGCCGGAAGAGACGAGCCTGACCACGGGCATGGCGTATCACAAGGTGTTCGGAGAAGACCGGACGGCGATGGTTCGGCCTGGCGCCGTATGCCACGTCGAAGGTCGGCGAGACTTACCAGCAGCTCAACACGTTCGGTTCATGGGCCGGGCCGATGCGGGTATCATTCGTTCCGCCTTCCAGGAAGGCAACCGCGCGATCTTCATGAGTATGTTCACGGCCGAACAGTTCTACCAGGCCGGCGGAACCGATGCGATACGGTCGATGGTGAATATCGATTCACGGAGCTTTGGGGCAAGCTGGAATCGTGACAACAGGGAATATAGCGATGCCCTTGTTCAAAGCTTCGAGTTGCGCGATCAGGCCAAGGACGCCTTCCGGAACGGGCAGACTGGACGCGGTGAACAGTTGCTGGGCCAGTCGCTGAAATCGTCCGCCGACTTCGAGCAGCGCGTCGTGTTGCAGCAGTATTACGATACCAAGTACACCGCGAACGACTGGCTCGGCAAGCCGGTGACGAAGACGCTGCGGCAAGCCATCCAGGGCATGGCGAGCATTGGGCCGGACAGCATTGCTCAAAGCTATGCGGAGCGCATGTCGACGGTGACGATCAACGGCCAGTCGCTCAGTTTCACCGGCAACGACGTGGGCAACGTGAAGCAGCGCGCATGCCGTTCGTCTATTCGCTCGCCGGCAACCTGA